A section of the Marinitoga hydrogenitolerans DSM 16785 genome encodes:
- a CDS encoding TSUP family transporter, with protein MDITLINKIILFPLIFLAGFVDSIAGGGGLISLPAYLFIGLPSHNALATNKLSSSIGTTISTLRYANGKAIIFEVGIFSVIFSFLGSFLGAKLALVISDNTLKIVLTILIPVAATFILIKKPIKKDNKIKNLTHTKTIFLSSFIGFIIGMYDGFFGPGTGTFLIILYVTLLSFDHVKASGTAKIVNLASNISALITFIIGGKVIFSIGLPAALFGIAGNWIGSGLALKKGSKIIKPIMLGVLLILLIKILYDII; from the coding sequence GTGGATATAACTTTAATAAACAAAATAATATTATTTCCTTTAATTTTTTTAGCAGGGTTTGTTGATTCTATTGCAGGTGGTGGAGGATTGATTTCTTTACCAGCATACTTGTTTATCGGACTTCCTAGTCATAATGCATTAGCTACTAATAAATTATCATCATCAATTGGAACAACAATTAGTACATTAAGGTATGCAAATGGAAAAGCTATAATTTTTGAAGTGGGTATTTTTTCTGTTATTTTTTCTTTTTTAGGTTCTTTTTTAGGAGCTAAACTTGCGCTCGTTATTTCCGATAATACTTTAAAAATAGTTTTGACAATTCTAATTCCTGTTGCTGCCACTTTTATATTAATAAAAAAACCGATCAAAAAAGATAATAAAATTAAAAATCTAACACATACAAAAACAATATTTTTATCAAGTTTTATTGGTTTTATTATTGGTATGTATGATGGTTTTTTTGGACCAGGAACAGGGACATTTTTAATTATTTTATATGTGACGTTATTATCTTTTGACCACGTAAAAGCTTCAGGAACAGCTAAAATTGTTAATTTGGCTTCAAATATTAGTGCGTTAATTACTTTTATAATTGGAGGAAAGGTTATATTTTCTATTGGATTACCTGCAGCTCTTTTTGGAATAGCTGGTAATTGGATTGGCTCTGGTTTAGCATTAAAAAAAGGAAGTAAAATTATAAAGCCAATTATGTTAGGTGTATTGCTAATTCTATTAATAAAAATTTTGTATGATATTATTTAG
- a CDS encoding SHOCT domain-containing protein produces MRGYAYPGYHTFGSFFGLGYGWYGLLELIILGILIFAVFYFLFKNNTRKYQDYYIPKKQTGEKNEALKILNEKFVKGEIDEEEYLRKRKLIED; encoded by the coding sequence ATGAGAGGTTATGCATATCCTGGATATCATACATTTGGAAGTTTTTTTGGATTAGGTTATGGATGGTATGGGTTGTTGGAATTAATTATACTGGGTATACTAATATTTGCAGTATTTTATTTTTTATTTAAAAATAACACTAGAAAATATCAAGATTATTATATTCCCAAAAAACAAACGGGAGAAAAAAACGAAGCTCTGAAAATTTTAAATGAAAAATTTGTAAAAGGCGAGATTGACGAGGAAGAATATTTAAGAAAAAGGAAATTAATAGAAGATTAA
- the rlmD gene encoding 23S rRNA (uracil(1939)-C(5))-methyltransferase RlmD — MELCDVFGKCGGCSYLDIEYEKQLNQKTEDILKILKDSNIEIKNYEGVLSSPLIYHYRNKMEYSFGNEFKDGPLTIGLRGKGKFYDVYSAKTCKIAPEDFGKIIEFSEKFFKDLPFRNYRKHKGYLRHLVMRKGFKTNEILLNISTSSEDHHSIIGKWSEEIRNLKLEGKIVSIYHTITDSKATVVKPDNVRKLYGKDYFVENVLGINFKIGPFSFLQTNTLGSEILYSKVLDYLDKDAGIGLDLYCGAGTITLLMAKKLEKVVGVEIIKEAVNAAKENAKENNVRNVDFYLGDAKDVVKNLNMDFETVVVDPPRAGLHKNVINFIMENKFNNVIYVSCNPSNFARDMIYLKEIYNIEKFVFVDMFPHTKHLESVALLKRNKSY, encoded by the coding sequence ATGGAATTATGCGATGTTTTTGGAAAATGTGGTGGATGCTCTTATCTGGATATTGAATATGAAAAACAGTTGAATCAAAAAACTGAGGATATTCTCAAAATTTTAAAAGATAGTAATATTGAAATAAAAAATTACGAAGGAGTATTATCTTCTCCATTAATTTATCATTATAGGAATAAAATGGAATATTCTTTTGGAAACGAATTTAAAGATGGGCCTTTAACAATAGGATTAAGAGGAAAAGGAAAATTTTATGATGTATATTCTGCAAAAACTTGTAAAATAGCTCCTGAAGATTTTGGAAAAATAATTGAGTTTTCTGAAAAGTTTTTTAAAGATTTACCATTTAGAAATTATAGAAAACATAAGGGTTATTTAAGACATCTTGTTATGAGAAAAGGATTTAAGACAAATGAAATATTATTAAACATATCAACATCTTCAGAAGATCATCATTCGATTATTGGAAAATGGAGTGAAGAGATTAGAAATTTAAAACTTGAAGGGAAAATAGTGAGTATTTATCATACTATTACCGATTCAAAAGCTACAGTAGTTAAACCAGATAATGTAAGAAAATTGTATGGGAAAGATTATTTTGTGGAAAATGTTTTAGGTATAAATTTTAAAATAGGGCCTTTTTCATTTTTACAAACTAATACTTTAGGATCAGAAATATTGTATTCCAAAGTCTTAGATTATTTAGACAAAGATGCAGGAATAGGGTTAGATCTTTATTGTGGTGCTGGAACAATAACCTTATTAATGGCAAAAAAATTGGAAAAGGTGGTTGGTGTTGAAATAATCAAAGAAGCTGTAAATGCAGCTAAAGAAAATGCTAAAGAAAATAATGTGAGAAATGTAGATTTTTATTTAGGTGATGCGAAAGATGTTGTGAAAAATTTAAATATGGATTTTGAAACGGTAGTCGTGGATCCACCAAGAGCGGGATTACATAAAAATGTTATTAATTTCATTATGGAAAATAAATTTAATAATGTAATATATGTTTCATGCAATCCTTCGAATTTTGCAAGAGATATGATTTATCTAAAAGAAATATATAATATTGAAAAATTCGTTTTTGTTGATATGTTTCCTCACACAAAACATTTAGAATCTGTAGCATTGCTAAAAAGAAATAAAAGTTATTAA
- a CDS encoding rhomboid family intramembrane serine protease, producing the protein MFPLRDINPSSKKPIVTIILIVINTIIFIFEIILPPEIREMFINNFGFTPVELTKGIVYGDLRYIILNFFTILTSMFLHGSFMHIIGNMWSLWLFGDNVEDKLGHFKFLLVYIISGYIASFTHYIFNINSPVVAIGASGAIAGVIGIYFVLFPFAKIQTLFLLLWFPFFVNIPAFIFIGLWFLTQVFNGLLSLVGPYYGSGVAWWAHIGGFIYGTYLAEKYKREFYYY; encoded by the coding sequence ATGTTTCCATTACGAGATATTAATCCTAGTAGTAAGAAACCTATAGTTACCATAATTTTAATTGTTATTAATACCATAATTTTTATATTTGAAATAATATTACCCCCAGAAATAAGAGAAATGTTTATAAACAACTTTGGATTTACTCCAGTCGAATTAACAAAAGGAATAGTATATGGGGATTTAAGATATATTATATTAAACTTTTTTACCATATTAACGAGTATGTTTTTACATGGAAGTTTTATGCATATCATTGGTAATATGTGGTCATTATGGCTATTTGGAGATAATGTGGAAGATAAATTGGGGCATTTTAAATTTTTATTAGTATATATTATCAGTGGTTATATCGCATCATTTACTCATTATATTTTTAATATAAATTCTCCTGTAGTAGCTATAGGTGCATCTGGAGCAATAGCGGGCGTTATTGGTATATACTTTGTTTTATTTCCCTTTGCAAAGATTCAAACTTTATTTTTATTATTATGGTTTCCATTTTTTGTAAACATTCCAGCATTTATTTTCATTGGTTTATGGTTTTTAACCCAAGTCTTTAATGGATTATTATCTTTAGTAGGTCCATATTATGGTTCAGGCGTAGCTTGGTGGGCGCATATAGGCGGGTTTATATATGGTACTTATTTAGCAGAAAAATATAAGAGAGAATTTTATTATTATTAA
- a CDS encoding gamma-glutamyltransferase family protein, with product MNFDYLEYPYSSKRTCLFAKNGVVATSEPLAAQAGLDILKKGGNAIDAAIATAAALTVVEPTSNGIGSDNFAIIWYNGKLYGMNSSGYSPKKLSIKELHKRGINEIKPHSWEAVTVPGTPAGWNLIWKNFGKLEFNILFEPAIKYANEGYPVSPTVSFYWNRANKIYKQKLKGEIFKYWFETFGYDAPKPGQIVKLPFHAKTFELIANSNSKEFYYGSLTDKIVKFSKKYNGYFDYEDFEDFKNNLVEPIKTNYNGYDIWELPPNVQGIITLMALNIFKNLNYSNEYEFYHNSIEALKLAFIDGKEYITDISKMNIKIEEMLSEKYAKQRSNLISSIAIDPKPGEIPMSNTVYLATADKWGNMVSFIQSNYMGFGSGIVVPETGIALQNRGHSFSLDEKHINFLEPRKKPYHTIIPGFITKGAMPIGPFGVMGGFMQPQGHLQVVLNMIDKNLNPQAALDAPRWQWIEGKKILVEKDFPSHIAEKLERHGHNINVLLNPGPFGRGQIIIKEKDVYVAGTEKRADGYIAVY from the coding sequence ATGAATTTTGATTATCTGGAATATCCTTACTCTTCAAAAAGAACATGTCTATTTGCAAAAAATGGTGTTGTTGCAACAAGTGAGCCGTTAGCTGCACAAGCAGGATTAGACATATTAAAAAAAGGTGGAAATGCTATAGATGCTGCTATTGCTACAGCAGCTGCTCTAACTGTAGTAGAACCGACTTCTAATGGTATAGGTTCAGATAATTTTGCTATAATTTGGTATAATGGAAAATTATATGGAATGAATTCAAGTGGTTATTCTCCTAAAAAGTTATCAATAAAAGAATTACATAAAAGAGGAATTAATGAGATAAAACCGCATAGTTGGGAAGCTGTTACAGTTCCAGGAACACCTGCTGGGTGGAATTTAATATGGAAGAATTTTGGTAAATTGGAATTTAATATATTATTTGAACCTGCTATTAAATATGCCAATGAAGGTTATCCTGTTTCACCAACAGTCTCTTTTTATTGGAATAGAGCCAATAAAATTTATAAACAAAAATTAAAAGGAGAGATTTTTAAATATTGGTTTGAAACTTTTGGTTATGATGCTCCAAAACCAGGTCAAATAGTTAAACTCCCCTTTCATGCGAAAACCTTTGAACTAATAGCTAATTCAAACTCAAAAGAATTTTATTATGGAAGCCTCACAGATAAGATTGTTAAATTTTCAAAGAAATATAATGGATATTTTGATTATGAGGATTTTGAAGATTTTAAAAATAATTTAGTAGAACCTATAAAAACAAATTATAATGGATATGATATTTGGGAATTACCTCCTAACGTTCAGGGAATAATAACTTTAATGGCTTTAAACATATTCAAAAATTTAAATTATTCAAACGAATATGAATTTTATCATAATTCAATTGAAGCTTTAAAATTAGCGTTTATTGATGGAAAGGAATATATTACAGATATATCTAAAATGAATATTAAAATAGAAGAAATGTTATCAGAAAAATATGCTAAACAAAGAAGTAATTTAATTTCAAGTATCGCAATAGATCCAAAACCAGGGGAAATACCAATGTCTAATACCGTATATTTAGCTACGGCAGATAAGTGGGGGAATATGGTATCCTTTATTCAAAGTAATTATATGGGTTTTGGATCAGGAATAGTAGTTCCTGAAACTGGTATAGCTCTACAAAATAGAGGACATAGTTTTTCCTTAGATGAAAAGCATATAAACTTTTTAGAACCTAGAAAAAAACCATATCATACAATTATTCCAGGCTTTATTACAAAGGGAGCTATGCCTATTGGACCTTTTGGAGTAATGGGAGGATTTATGCAACCTCAAGGGCATTTGCAGGTTGTTTTAAATATGATAGATAAAAACTTAAATCCACAAGCTGCTTTAGATGCACCTAGATGGCAATGGATAGAAGGTAAAAAAATATTAGTAGAAAAGGATTTTCCATCACATATAGCCGAAAAATTAGAAAGACATGGCCATAACATAAATGTATTATTGAATCCCGGACCTTTTGGACGTGGACAAATAATAATCAAAGAAAAAGATGTCTATGTTGCTGGAACAGAAAAAAGGGCTGATGGTTATATAGCAGTATACTAA
- a CDS encoding alanine racemase produces MKKIRENTIRVIEKCKEKNIKVAAVTKVFAGDFKIIENIINCGIDILADSRLLNLKKFNTFSVEKMLIRIPMKSEIENVVKYTNISLVSELETIKEINEYANNYNKVYDIILMIDIGDLREGVYFENYDELYFYVKEILKMKNINLRGLGTNFSCFGGVIPTEDKFNTLINIKYKLEKDFNIEIKEISGGSSGTLSLFEKINIPKEINQLRCGASIALGIGLNDMPFDYLHQDTCEFVTEFVEIKNKTFKGVTKKIGICVINIPELKKEYLVPLDKKVKIIDINDDYIVLDITNSENRLNLNDPVKFNLSYGGLLFMMNSPYIKKHYIE; encoded by the coding sequence TTGAAAAAAATTAGAGAAAATACAATAAGGGTTATTGAAAAATGTAAAGAAAAAAACATTAAGGTTGCAGCGGTAACCAAGGTTTTTGCCGGTGATTTTAAAATAATTGAAAATATAATAAATTGTGGAATTGATATTTTAGCAGATTCTAGACTATTAAATTTAAAAAAATTTAATACTTTCTCTGTAGAAAAAATGTTAATAAGAATTCCGATGAAAAGTGAAATTGAGAATGTTGTGAAATATACAAATATTTCATTAGTTTCGGAATTAGAGACTATAAAAGAAATCAATGAATATGCAAATAATTATAATAAAGTATATGATATCATATTGATGATAGATATTGGTGATTTAAGAGAAGGTGTTTATTTTGAAAATTATGATGAATTATATTTTTATGTAAAAGAAATATTGAAAATGAAAAATATTAATCTTAGAGGATTAGGTACAAATTTTTCTTGCTTTGGTGGTGTAATACCCACTGAAGATAAATTTAATACCCTGATAAATATAAAATATAAATTAGAAAAGGATTTCAATATTGAAATTAAAGAAATATCAGGAGGGAGTTCTGGAACATTATCTTTATTTGAAAAAATAAATATTCCAAAAGAGATCAATCAATTAAGATGTGGTGCATCTATAGCCCTTGGAATAGGACTTAATGATATGCCTTTTGATTATCTTCATCAGGATACATGTGAATTTGTAACTGAGTTTGTTGAAATAAAAAATAAAACATTTAAAGGTGTAACTAAGAAAATAGGTATATGTGTTATTAATATACCAGAATTAAAAAAAGAATATTTAGTTCCTTTAGATAAAAAAGTAAAAATAATAGATATTAACGATGATTACATAGTCCTTGATATTACAAATTCAGAAAACAGATTAAATTTAAATGATCCAGTTAAATTTAATTTATCATATGGAGGTCTGCTTTTTATGATGAATTCTCCATACATTAAAAAACATTATATTGAATAA
- a CDS encoding sulfite exporter TauE/SafE family protein, which produces MLYILVFFAGLFSGFLNVIAGGGSLITLPVLNLLGLPINIANGTNRIGIIFQNITATTKFRKNDVLDLKRAAFLAIPSTLGAIVGANIVVNIDKALLKSIVGIILIIMSIFLVWKPDIWTKERKVKKNNILSFVVFFLIGIYGGFIQAGVGFFLMSALVLLEGYDLVKTNAVKVFLVLIYTLFAFAIFAYNKQVNYLAGLVLALGSISGGYLGSSFSIKKGSKWIQRILFVILIIIGIYYIFNALNR; this is translated from the coding sequence ATGTTATATATTTTGGTCTTTTTTGCGGGGTTGTTTAGCGGTTTTTTAAACGTTATTGCTGGCGGAGGATCATTAATTACATTACCTGTTTTAAATCTTTTAGGATTACCTATTAATATTGCTAATGGAACAAATAGAATAGGTATTATTTTTCAAAATATTACTGCAACAACAAAATTTAGGAAAAATGATGTATTAGATTTAAAAAGAGCTGCTTTTTTGGCAATTCCTTCTACGCTAGGGGCAATCGTAGGTGCCAATATAGTTGTTAACATAGATAAAGCGCTATTAAAAAGTATTGTTGGGATTATTTTAATCATTATGAGTATATTTTTGGTTTGGAAACCAGATATTTGGACCAAAGAAAGAAAAGTTAAGAAAAATAATATTTTAAGTTTTGTTGTTTTCTTTTTAATAGGTATATATGGAGGTTTTATTCAAGCTGGTGTAGGTTTTTTCCTAATGTCAGCTCTAGTATTATTAGAAGGATATGACCTTGTAAAAACTAATGCTGTAAAAGTTTTTTTAGTATTAATTTATACGCTTTTTGCTTTTGCTATATTTGCATATAATAAACAAGTAAATTATTTAGCAGGATTAGTTTTAGCACTTGGTAGCATTTCAGGGGGTTATTTAGGAAGTTCTTTTTCAATAAAAAAGGGATCAAAATGGATTCAAAGAATTTTATTTGTAATATTAATTATAATAGGAATATATTATATTTTTAATGCATTAAATAGATAG
- a CDS encoding DUF4382 domain-containing protein, protein MKKRTIIFLSLFFILTFIFVGCVSNLNDEQSLEKATVSVLLTDRPVSDVDGLLVFIKDVYFTYEINGEFENSTPVEINKEYDILTLAGTETHLFDFELPVNAQLESIHMNVSNIATVVIGGNEYSVSVNGSGESDLENYSKITIPNVGITISDDGELVIDFDVVRSLKQVGNPLDNSYKLTPVLKPTFRRRHATDIFLIKGNIVDSTNNNSPVAGAVVTLSSTSITGDSTILRVTLSNDEGNFCLGKFENGEYDIKVYTNLEFAGDNSEINFDNEISDYATTIQVNSDNIDLNIKLGQ, encoded by the coding sequence ATGAAAAAAAGAACTATTATATTTTTGAGTTTATTTTTTATTTTAACTTTTATATTTGTAGGCTGTGTTTCAAACTTAAATGATGAACAATCATTAGAAAAAGCAACTGTAAGTGTTCTTTTAACAGATCGACCTGTTAGTGATGTTGATGGATTATTAGTATTTATAAAAGATGTGTATTTTACCTATGAAATTAACGGTGAATTCGAAAATTCAACTCCTGTTGAAATAAATAAAGAGTATGATATTTTAACATTGGCAGGAACAGAAACGCATTTGTTTGACTTTGAATTACCTGTAAACGCTCAATTAGAAAGTATTCACATGAATGTAAGTAATATTGCAACAGTTGTTATAGGTGGAAATGAATATTCAGTTTCAGTAAATGGTAGTGGTGAAAGCGATTTGGAAAATTATAGTAAAATTACAATACCTAATGTGGGCATTACAATTTCTGATGATGGTGAATTAGTTATTGATTTTGATGTTGTAAGATCTTTAAAACAGGTTGGAAATCCTTTAGATAATTCTTATAAACTCACTCCCGTTTTGAAACCAACATTTAGAAGAAGACACGCCACAGATATTTTCTTAATCAAAGGAAATATTGTAGATTCAACGAATAATAATAGTCCAGTTGCTGGTGCTGTAGTTACTTTATCTTCTACATCAATTACAGGAGATTCTACAATTTTAAGAGTAACATTAAGTAATGACGAAGGTAATTTCTGTTTAGGTAAATTTGAAAATGGAGAATATGATATTAAAGTTTACACTAATTTAGAATTTGCAGGTGATAATTCAGAAATAAATTTTGATAATGAAATTTCTGATTATGCAACAACAATACAAGTAAACAGTGATAATATAGATTTAAATATAAAATTAGGTCAATAA
- a CDS encoding DUF2202 domain-containing protein, translating into MRRKVLSFIFIFFLFLSLFSNIPTFTPLLNKPLDISTLPYETLSSTEINSIMMMREEEKLARDVYLTLYDAWNIQIFYNIATRAEQIHMDSVKNLIDKYKLDDPVKDDTIGIFTDERMQKLYYDLVTLGMKSEIDALKVGATIEDLDIYDLDNSLKETDNQDIKLVYENLIKGSENHMRAFINTLKQYEASYEPQFITMEEFQRILNSTNTMQQNNSQQYKGGKK; encoded by the coding sequence ATGAGAAGAAAAGTTTTAAGTTTTATATTTATCTTTTTTTTATTTTTGTCTCTATTTTCAAATATTCCAACCTTTACCCCACTTTTAAACAAACCATTGGATATATCAACATTGCCATATGAAACTCTTTCCTCTACGGAAATAAACTCTATTATGATGATGCGAGAAGAAGAAAAACTGGCGAGAGATGTATACTTGACATTATATGATGCATGGAATATACAAATATTCTACAACATCGCAACACGCGCCGAACAAATCCATATGGATTCTGTTAAAAATCTTATTGATAAGTATAAATTAGATGATCCTGTAAAAGATGATACTATAGGAATTTTTACCGATGAGAGAATGCAAAAATTATATTATGATTTAGTTACACTAGGGATGAAATCAGAAATTGATGCTTTGAAAGTGGGAGCAACTATTGAAGATCTTGATATTTATGATTTAGATAATTCTTTAAAGGAAACAGATAATCAAGATATAAAATTAGTATATGAAAATTTAATTAAAGGATCAGAAAATCATATGAGAGCTTTTATAAACACACTTAAACAATACGAAGCTTCTTATGAACCACAATTTATAACTATGGAAGAATTCCAAAGAATATTAAATTCTACAAATACTATGCAACAAAATAACAGCCAACAGTATAAAGGTGGAAAGAAATAG
- a CDS encoding peroxiredoxin: MKYFKYNIGDPIDFEIIETNGNIIKNEDLKGKWIVLYFYPKDNTPGCTTEAKDFSSLIDEFKKLNAEVIGISPDDVEKHKKFILKHDLKVKLGSDENKELLERVGVWQKKKMFGKEYYGVVRTTVLIDPEGKIVYVWEKVKVKDHAENVLEKLKELGGK; this comes from the coding sequence ATGAAATATTTCAAATATAATATTGGAGATCCTATTGATTTTGAAATTATTGAAACAAATGGGAATATTATTAAAAATGAGGATTTAAAAGGAAAATGGATAGTATTATATTTTTATCCAAAAGATAATACGCCCGGATGTACTACTGAAGCAAAAGATTTTTCTAGTTTAATTGATGAATTTAAAAAATTAAATGCTGAAGTTATTGGCATAAGTCCAGATGATGTTGAAAAACATAAAAAATTTATTTTAAAGCATGATTTGAAAGTTAAATTGGGATCAGATGAAAATAAGGAATTATTAGAAAGAGTTGGAGTATGGCAAAAGAAAAAAATGTTTGGAAAAGAGTATTATGGTGTTGTAAGAACTACAGTTTTAATAGATCCTGAAGGAAAAATAGTTTATGTATGGGAAAAAGTAAAAGTAAAAGATCATGCAGAAAATGTTTTAGAAAAACTAAAAGAACTTGGAGGTAAATAA
- a CDS encoding DMT family transporter, translating to MKKSIIYILLAAVLMGSTFPIQKIGLANTNPLIYVTLRFLIATIISFFIFKRGKFFYSFILGLVLSIGYISQIIGIKYTTATKAGFITSQYIILIPLFSYLIDKEKINKYQGLGFLFSIIGSYLLSGGITGFNFGDFLMIICAISFALHIVLITRFSKKINEDKLLTYQFLTVTIITFIISILFRVEYNVNLISFLTIIYSAIIGSVIVIFLQLKYQKNIGSNSTALLFLIQPVFSAFLSFIILHEQLSLNQIIGAIILLLSIIISSLLK from the coding sequence ATGAAAAAATCTATTATATATATTTTATTAGCTGCTGTTTTAATGGGAAGTACCTTTCCAATACAAAAAATCGGGCTTGCAAATACAAACCCTTTAATTTATGTTACGTTAAGATTTTTAATAGCAACCATTATTTCTTTTTTTATTTTTAAAAGAGGAAAATTTTTTTATTCCTTCATCTTAGGATTAGTTTTATCTATTGGTTACATATCCCAAATAATTGGCATAAAATATACAACAGCAACAAAAGCAGGATTCATTACATCTCAATATATAATACTTATTCCATTGTTTTCTTATTTAATAGATAAAGAAAAAATTAATAAATATCAGGGATTGGGATTTTTATTTTCTATTATAGGTTCATATCTTTTATCTGGAGGAATAACTGGGTTTAATTTTGGTGATTTTCTAATGATTATATGCGCTATAAGTTTTGCTTTACATATTGTTTTAATAACAAGATTTAGTAAAAAAATAAATGAAGATAAATTATTGACGTATCAATTTTTAACAGTAACTATAATTACATTCATAATATCAATATTATTTAGAGTAGAGTATAATGTGAATTTAATTTCTTTTCTAACCATAATTTATTCTGCTATAATAGGTAGTGTCATTGTAATATTTTTACAGCTGAAATACCAAAAAAATATAGGCAGTAATTCAACTGCCTTGTTATTTTTAATTCAACCAGTTTTTTCAGCTTTTTTATCTTTCATTATATTACATGAACAGCTTTCGCTTAACCAGATAATAGGAGCTATTATATTATTATTAAGCATTATTATTTCTTCATTACTCAAATAA
- the hflX gene encoding GTPase HflX — MIENKNEVIQGIIVAVNRGDLDFDKQIEELEILCENIGINIVTEVIQKRKNIDKKTYIGKGKINELAEIISAFKAEILIFNDPISVSQRKNIQERIIDVEILDRNEVILEIFKRNAKTAESKLQVELATLKYELPKIMGLGKEMSRIGGGARGTGTGTRGSGETFLEYKRRNIRDRINYLKKQLKELENVREIKNKKRNESYIPQISILGYTSAGKSTLLKALSEDKAIFTSKKLFSTLSTLSRKVQFPSGLPAIFSDTVGFIRKLPVELIESFKSTLDEINYADIILELIDISEENFEEKMKVVEHIIDDILIEKIHRIIVFNKIDLLNFERIQHIKTLYPNALLVSAKDKNSIHEFLIELEKKMLDYNVIKSKKIYFNYAEMWKIEKLKNVIGIKSQKEVENGYVVELLSKENFLNKLIENNFLFE, encoded by the coding sequence ATGATAGAAAATAAAAATGAAGTAATTCAGGGTATTATTGTAGCTGTTAATAGAGGAGATTTGGATTTTGATAAACAAATTGAAGAACTTGAAATTTTATGTGAAAACATTGGTATAAATATAGTAACAGAGGTTATACAAAAAAGAAAGAATATAGATAAAAAAACTTATATAGGAAAAGGAAAAATAAATGAATTGGCAGAAATAATTTCTGCATTTAAAGCTGAAATTTTAATATTTAATGATCCCATTTCAGTTTCTCAAAGGAAAAATATTCAGGAGCGTATAATTGATGTTGAGATATTAGATAGAAATGAAGTAATTCTGGAAATCTTTAAAAGAAATGCTAAAACTGCTGAAAGTAAATTACAAGTGGAATTAGCTACTTTGAAATATGAATTACCAAAAATAATGGGGTTGGGTAAAGAAATGTCGCGAATTGGTGGTGGCGCTAGAGGGACAGGAACTGGCACTAGAGGTTCTGGTGAAACATTTTTGGAATATAAAAGAAGGAATATAAGAGATAGAATAAATTATTTAAAAAAACAGTTAAAAGAACTGGAAAATGTTAGGGAAATCAAGAATAAAAAAAGAAATGAGTCATATATTCCACAAATATCTATATTGGGTTATACAAGTGCGGGTAAATCAACATTATTAAAAGCATTATCAGAAGATAAAGCGATTTTTACATCGAAAAAATTATTTTCTACTCTTTCAACTTTATCTAGAAAGGTTCAATTCCCCTCCGGATTACCAGCCATTTTTTCAGATACAGTTGGGTTTATTAGAAAATTACCTGTTGAATTAATAGAATCATTTAAATCCACATTAGATGAAATAAACTATGCAGATATTATTTTAGAATTAATAGATATAAGTGAAGAAAATTTTGAAGAAAAGATGAAAGTTGTTGAACATATAATAGATGATATATTGATAGAAAAAATCCACAGAATTATAGTATTTAATAAGATAGATCTTTTAAATTTTGAAAGAATTCAACACATAAAGACATTGTATCCAAATGCTTTATTAGTAAGTGCTAAAGATAAAAATAGCATCCATGAATTTTTAATTGAATTAGAAAAAAAGATGTTAGATTATAATGTGATAAAATCTAAAAAAATATATTTTAATTATGCTGAAATGTGGAAAATTGAAAAGCTAAAAAATGTCATAGGCATAAAAAGCCAAAAAGAAGTCGAAAATGGTTATGTAGTTGAATTGTTGTCGAAAGAAAACTTTTTAAATAAATTAATAGAAAACAATTTTTTATTTGAGTAA